The sequence below is a genomic window from Brooklawnia cerclae.
GGATGGTCACGATGCCGGCCGGCACGTATTCCGTTTGCCAGAGCCAGGCGGGGGATTGGACCTCCGAGGCCACCGACCAGTTCAACGAGTTCGCGCAGGCGCTGCAGGGAACGGCCGGCGATTACGTGGCTGTCGATGCGGCCGGCACGTCGATCGTCGCGAAGAAACTCGCGTACTGACCGGCCGCATCGACCGCCTCGCTCACTCGTCCGCGCGGAAGGTGTCGTTGGGGCGCGGGGAACCGCCGGCGTTCCGATCGTTGCGGTAGGCGTCGTAGCGCCTGAACAACTGGTCGAGCCCGGTCTGGCCCGTTCCCTCCTCGGGGAGGAGGAGCCAGGCGACGGCGTAGGCGCCACCTGCCAGCCCGGCGCTGACGAACCCCAGGGCGATCGCTCCGAGGCGGACGAGCAGTGGGTCGATGGAGAAGTAGTCGGCGAGGCCTCCGCAGACCCCGGCGATCACGCGGTGATCCTGGCTTCGGGTCAGTTGCTTGCTCATGGTTTCCTCCTTGCGGGTGGGATGATTCAGGGCCGGCGCCCGAGCGCGAGCCCTACCGCCCCGAGCCCGATCAGGGCCAGGGGCACGATGATGCTGAGCGTGGTCGTGGTCAGTTCGACACCGGTGGCGTGGCAGATACCGAGTGCGGCGATGGCGATGAACAGCAGGCCCCACAGGGTGGCCGCGACGTTGGGACGGCGGCGGGGTTTCATGGCGTCCTCACCACCACCACGGAGTCCCAGGTGGTGATGTGGACGATCAGCGTCGGCCCGTCGGGGTCGGGGTGACGTCCCCAGGCGGTACGGCCGTTGCCCGCGTAGGCCTGATCGTCCATGACGATCACGGTGTTGGAGTAGTCGGTCTCCACCTGGATGTTCTCGTCTGCGGGCAACTGGAGCACGACGGACGACGAGTCGACCGTCAGTTCCCACTCGGTGTCCTGCTCGACGCGGACGTCGCCCGCGTCGAGCAGCGAGTACTCCGACGACACGACGGTCTGCTCGCCGGACGACAGGGTCTCGATGTGCTGCTGAGTGCGAAGAGGGGTCGGCCCGACGGCGGCGGTCAGTGCGAGCGCGAGGGAGCAGACGACACCGAAGACGATCAGCCCGACCGCACGACCCCGCCATGCCAGCACGACCAGGCCCAGACCGACGGTGGCGAGGGCGGCCGACACCACCAGCGTGGGGTCGCCGGGCCACAGGGTCGCGCATCCGCCCCCGGCGGCCAGCGCCAGCAGTATGACGAGCAGCGTCAGAGGGCCGGTCGAGCGGCGTCCGTCGGTCGGACGAGGCTTTCGCCGGGCCTGCGAGCCGCGTTCGATCGCGCGTTGCCGCGCAGCGGCGGCGGCTTGGGGTGTGGGGAAGCGGTAGACCGTCGGACGAGC
It includes:
- a CDS encoding PspC domain-containing protein; this translates as MSKQLTRSQDHRVIAGVCGGLADYFSIDPLLVRLGAIALGFVSAGLAGGAYAVAWLLLPEEGTGQTGLDQLFRRYDAYRNDRNAGGSPRPNDTFRADE
- a CDS encoding PspC domain-containing protein, with protein sequence MLALERDPGKGKISGFCAALADYYGVDPLLVRTLFVVAALSSGIGVVLYLAGWALTPASTTGRAPVDRLGPRWRNLSPRTLVWWAIGLTAVTAIVLGSFGGLGWTPLIIVALTILTGQRTHHRARPTVYRFPTPQAAAAARQRAIERGSQARRKPRPTDGRRSTGPLTLLVILLALAAGGGCATLWPGDPTLVVSAALATVGLGLVVLAWRGRAVGLIVFGVVCSLALALTAAVGPTPLRTQQHIETLSSGEQTVVSSEYSLLDAGDVRVEQDTEWELTVDSSSVVLQLPADENIQVETDYSNTVIVMDDQAYAGNGRTAWGRHPDPDGPTLIVHITTWDSVVVVRTP